A genome region from Nocardiopsis exhalans includes the following:
- a CDS encoding sensor histidine kinase, with protein sequence MRSLGAVLGAVLVGGVSHLLIGPMLIPVIILVEILVEARQDVNEAELWIVVLLPFLSLGMLLLLGPLVALPVAAVERWRLRLVHPPVRSGHRTPRGGVRRWLRTRYSEAATWREFAYLLLLCLVIAPLSALVLIGFAGYGLVLLGAPLLVAAGEQLVFNQFRVSGVGAAFALVPVGAALLVVSPYAAAVTAHLNAVLGRILLGGEPSEALRSELVEVKRSRARLVDSFEAERRRIERDLHDDTQQRLVTLAMKLGLARMDSPAGSPVERSLADAQEQVKEIISSMREIIQGIHPPLLTDEGLVAALPELAERCAFPVDLTVDLTERSPAHVEGVVYFAAAEALGNVAKHSEAHRTAVTVERAGEDVVLEVTDDGRGGADPERGTGLTGLADRVAVLGGRTLLSSPVGGPTRIRVEVPCTGAPRSASS encoded by the coding sequence TTGCGCAGCCTCGGTGCGGTGCTGGGCGCGGTGCTGGTCGGCGGTGTCTCGCACCTCCTGATCGGTCCGATGCTCATACCGGTGATCATCCTCGTCGAGATCCTCGTGGAGGCCCGGCAGGACGTCAACGAGGCCGAACTGTGGATCGTGGTCCTGCTGCCGTTCCTGAGCCTGGGGATGCTCCTGCTCCTCGGGCCGCTGGTGGCACTGCCGGTCGCAGCGGTGGAACGGTGGCGATTGCGGCTGGTGCACCCTCCTGTCAGGTCAGGGCACCGCACTCCACGCGGCGGGGTACGGCGGTGGCTGCGCACCCGCTACAGCGAGGCCGCGACCTGGCGGGAGTTCGCTTATCTCCTGCTGCTGTGCCTGGTCATCGCTCCCCTCAGCGCCCTCGTGCTGATCGGCTTCGCGGGGTACGGCCTGGTGCTGCTGGGCGCTCCGCTGCTGGTCGCGGCCGGTGAGCAGCTCGTGTTCAACCAGTTCCGGGTCAGCGGTGTCGGGGCGGCGTTCGCCCTGGTTCCGGTCGGCGCCGCGCTCCTCGTCGTCTCGCCCTACGCGGCCGCGGTCACGGCGCACCTGAACGCCGTGCTGGGCCGGATCCTGCTCGGCGGGGAGCCGTCCGAGGCGCTGCGGAGCGAACTCGTCGAGGTCAAGCGATCCCGTGCCCGGCTGGTCGACTCCTTCGAGGCAGAGCGGCGCCGTATCGAACGGGACCTGCACGACGACACCCAGCAGCGGCTGGTGACGCTGGCGATGAAGCTCGGTCTCGCACGGATGGACTCCCCCGCCGGTTCACCGGTGGAGCGGAGCCTCGCCGACGCACAGGAGCAGGTCAAGGAGATCATCAGCTCGATGCGGGAGATCATCCAGGGCATCCACCCGCCGCTGCTTACGGACGAGGGTCTGGTGGCGGCGCTGCCGGAGCTGGCCGAGCGCTGCGCGTTCCCGGTGGACCTGACGGTGGACCTCACCGAACGGTCGCCCGCCCACGTGGAGGGGGTCGTGTACTTCGCCGCCGCCGAGGCGCTCGGCAACGTGGCCAAGCATTCCGAGGCGCACCGCACCGCCGTGACGGTCGAACGTGCCGGGGAGGACGTGGTGCTCGAAGTGACCGACGACGGTCGGGGCGGCGCGGATCCCGAGCGGGGCACCGGGCTGACCGGGCTCGCCGACCGGGTCGCGGTGCTGGGCGGTAGAACTCTGTTGTCGAGTCCGGTCGGCGGGCCGACCCGGATCAGAGTGGAGGTTCCATGCACCGGCGCTCCCCGCTCCGCGTCGTCCTAG
- a CDS encoding response regulator, whose protein sequence is MHRRSPLRVVLAEDGVLFREGLRSLLERFDIVTVAAVSDAETLVEAVAEHGPDLVITDVRMPPGFGNEGLRAAVELRTKHPALPIVVLSHFVETRYVDKLLDSNEGRAVGYLLKERVAEVENFVASLRQVSEGGAVIDPSVIRRLVQRRDPLDQLTRREREVLILMAEGHSNARIARELTVSEAAVGKHTASIMAKLGLAHGDADINRRVKAVLAFLRG, encoded by the coding sequence ATGCACCGGCGCTCCCCGCTCCGCGTCGTCCTAGCCGAGGACGGGGTCCTCTTCCGAGAAGGCCTGCGAAGCCTGCTGGAGCGCTTCGACATCGTGACCGTCGCGGCGGTGAGCGATGCCGAGACCCTGGTGGAGGCCGTGGCCGAGCACGGACCGGACCTGGTGATCACCGATGTGCGGATGCCGCCCGGGTTCGGGAACGAGGGGCTGCGCGCGGCGGTCGAACTCCGCACGAAGCACCCCGCCCTGCCGATCGTCGTGCTCAGCCACTTCGTGGAGACCCGTTACGTGGACAAGCTGCTCGACTCCAACGAGGGGCGGGCCGTCGGGTACCTGCTGAAGGAGCGTGTGGCCGAGGTCGAGAACTTCGTGGCCTCGTTGCGCCAGGTCTCCGAGGGCGGTGCGGTCATCGACCCGAGCGTGATCCGGCGGCTGGTCCAGCGGCGGGACCCGCTGGACCAGCTCACCCGACGGGAACGGGAGGTGCTGATCCTCATGGCCGAGGGGCACTCCAACGCCCGGATCGCCCGCGAACTGACGGTGAGCGAGGCGGCGGTGGGCAAGCACACCGCGAGCATCATGGCCAAGCTCGGCCTCGCCCACGGGGACGCGGACATCAACCGCCGGGTGAAGGCGGTCCTGGCGTTCCTGCGCGGTTAG
- a CDS encoding phosphonatase-like hydrolase, with protein sequence MTANPAASENSANPATTELVVLDMAGTTVADDGLVERAFQAALPDFTPAQLDHVRATMGESKITVFRHLTDHDEERAQQANAAFEAAYARLVDAGHCAPLPGAEDALRGLRDQGRTIALTTGFARDTQDRILAALGWEGLVDFTLCPADVGGRGRPHPDMVLAAALRARVSAVAAVAVAGDTASDVRTGRNAGAGTVAGVLTGAHDAAALRAAGATHVLDTVAALPDLLIAQETP encoded by the coding sequence ATGACCGCGAACCCCGCCGCCTCAGAGAACTCCGCTAACCCCGCCACCACCGAACTCGTCGTGCTCGACATGGCCGGGACCACCGTCGCCGACGACGGCCTGGTCGAGCGCGCCTTCCAGGCCGCCCTGCCCGACTTCACCCCGGCCCAGCTCGACCACGTGCGCGCCACCATGGGCGAATCCAAGATCACCGTCTTCCGCCACCTCACCGACCACGACGAGGAGCGCGCACAGCAGGCGAACGCCGCCTTCGAAGCCGCCTACGCGCGCCTGGTCGACGCGGGTCACTGCGCCCCGCTGCCCGGCGCGGAGGACGCCCTGCGCGGCCTCCGTGACCAGGGCCGAACCATCGCCCTGACCACAGGTTTCGCCCGTGACACCCAGGACCGCATCCTCGCCGCCCTGGGCTGGGAGGGCCTGGTCGACTTCACCCTCTGCCCCGCCGACGTCGGCGGGCGCGGCCGCCCCCACCCGGACATGGTCCTGGCCGCGGCCCTGCGCGCCCGGGTCTCCGCGGTCGCGGCCGTCGCCGTCGCCGGTGACACCGCCTCGGACGTGCGCACCGGCCGCAACGCCGGAGCGGGGACCGTCGCGGGTGTCCTCACCGGCGCCCACGACGCCGCTGCTCTGAGGGCCGCCGGGGCCACCCACGTCCTCGACACCGTGGCCGCCCTGCCCGACCTGCTCATCGCGCAGGAAACCCCCTAA
- a CDS encoding TIGR03364 family FAD-dependent oxidoreductase: MIIVGAGVLGTMHAWQAVSRGHEVVHIEREAAARGASVRNFGLVWVSGRSSGPELQAALRARELWEGIAERVPDLGFRPSGSLTALTTEAELAVAKAAVQGPDAQLRDLHLLEPERVREVNPALRGELLGALWCRRDAQVEPRVAQNALQAELARSGRYTLLTGREVRDLPAPGAVRDDHGQTHQGDQVVLCTGAWLGGLVRELVPDLPVRRVRLQMMQTGPLGEALTTSVADADSFRCYPAYQGPELDALNAGQPQPPTASEHAMQLLMVQRADGSLTIGDTHEYEHPFSFDTVEDPYEHLAQVAERLLGRPLPSVRRRWAGVYAQCADTANVVHRAPVADSAWLVTGPGGRGMTCSPAIAETTADELDW; encoded by the coding sequence GTGATCATCGTCGGCGCCGGGGTACTCGGCACCATGCACGCCTGGCAGGCCGTCTCCCGAGGGCACGAGGTCGTCCACATCGAACGCGAGGCCGCCGCGCGGGGCGCCTCCGTCCGCAACTTCGGCCTGGTCTGGGTCAGCGGCCGCTCCTCCGGTCCCGAACTCCAGGCCGCACTGCGCGCCCGCGAGCTCTGGGAGGGGATCGCCGAGCGCGTCCCCGACCTGGGCTTCCGCCCTTCCGGTTCGCTCACCGCCCTGACCACCGAGGCCGAGCTGGCTGTCGCGAAGGCCGCCGTCCAGGGCCCCGACGCCCAGCTGCGTGACCTCCACCTCCTCGAACCCGAGCGCGTCCGCGAGGTCAACCCGGCCCTGCGCGGCGAACTCCTCGGTGCCCTGTGGTGCCGCCGGGACGCCCAGGTCGAACCCCGCGTCGCCCAGAACGCCCTCCAGGCCGAGCTCGCCCGCAGCGGCCGCTACACCCTGCTCACCGGCCGCGAGGTCCGCGACCTGCCCGCGCCCGGAGCCGTCCGCGACGATCACGGCCAGACCCATCAGGGAGACCAGGTCGTGCTCTGCACCGGAGCCTGGCTCGGCGGTCTGGTCCGCGAACTGGTCCCCGACCTGCCGGTGCGCCGGGTCCGCCTGCAGATGATGCAGACCGGGCCCCTGGGCGAAGCGCTGACCACCTCCGTCGCCGACGCCGACAGCTTCCGCTGCTACCCGGCCTACCAAGGGCCGGAGCTGGACGCCCTCAACGCCGGACAGCCCCAGCCGCCCACCGCCAGCGAGCACGCCATGCAGCTGCTCATGGTCCAGCGCGCCGACGGCTCCCTCACCATCGGCGACACCCACGAGTACGAGCACCCCTTCTCCTTCGACACCGTCGAGGACCCCTACGAGCACCTCGCCCAGGTGGCCGAGCGCCTCCTCGGCCGCCCGCTGCCGTCGGTCCGCCGCCGCTGGGCCGGGGTCTACGCGCAGTGCGCGGACACCGCGAACGTCGTGCACCGCGCCCCCGTCGCCGACTCCGCCTGGCTGGTCACCGGCCCCGGCGGACGCGGTATGACCTGTTCCCCCGCCATCGCCGAGACCACCGCAGACGAACTGGACTGGTGA
- a CDS encoding GntR family transcriptional regulator — MARVSVTGIPQDGGAPVRAGVPEHGRVPKYYAVRIQLTELVDGLPEGHALPTERELAERFGAARETVRQALRDLLLEGRLRRRGRGTVVAGPKLEQPLSLASYTEGVRRQGRSPGRTLVDLRGWPCPAGLAAELDLAEGEPVWHMERVLWADDERVGLESTYVAVERAPRLDTDFDPDSSFYAYLREQVGDGFASADERLETVLATPREALLIGTPPALPMLLIHRLSRDARGRPLERVRSLYRGDRFSFTTRLTADD; from the coding sequence ATGGCGCGCGTGTCGGTGACCGGAATCCCTCAGGACGGCGGGGCGCCCGTGCGCGCGGGCGTGCCCGAGCACGGGCGTGTGCCCAAGTACTACGCGGTGCGCATACAGCTCACCGAGCTGGTGGACGGCTTGCCCGAAGGGCATGCCCTGCCCACCGAGCGCGAGCTGGCCGAACGTTTCGGCGCGGCCCGGGAGACCGTCCGCCAGGCGCTGCGGGACCTGCTTCTGGAGGGCCGTCTGCGCCGCCGGGGGCGGGGGACGGTCGTGGCCGGCCCCAAGCTCGAACAGCCACTCTCCCTCGCCAGCTACACCGAGGGGGTGCGCCGCCAGGGCCGGTCCCCGGGGCGGACGCTGGTCGACCTGCGCGGTTGGCCGTGCCCGGCCGGTCTCGCGGCCGAGCTGGACCTGGCCGAGGGGGAGCCGGTCTGGCACATGGAGCGGGTGCTGTGGGCCGACGACGAACGTGTGGGGCTGGAGTCCACCTACGTGGCGGTGGAGCGCGCGCCCCGGTTGGATACCGACTTCGACCCTGATTCCAGCTTCTACGCCTACCTCCGGGAGCAGGTGGGCGACGGCTTCGCCAGCGCCGACGAGCGCCTGGAGACGGTCCTGGCCACCCCGCGCGAGGCCCTGCTCATCGGCACCCCGCCCGCGCTGCCCATGCTGCTCATCCACCGCCTGTCCCGGGACGCCCGGGGCCGTCCGCTCGAACGCGTGCGCTCCCTTTACCGGGGAGACCGGTTCAGTTTCACCACGCGCCTCACCGCCGACGACTGA
- a CDS encoding EF-hand domain-containing protein, with protein MDTDGDKTVTWADYQRLVDRYLSGYGLAASEPRAQAVREAYESLWQKLAQASQDEPLDRDRFVAAMHSASEDRSRSNAAEAVAEAVFDLLDEARDGRISQAEFLVYTNALGAREEEARKRFAHVDTDGDGYISREEFVLSARQFLFGDDLDSPGGFVFGVV; from the coding sequence TTGGACACTGATGGCGACAAGACGGTGACCTGGGCTGACTACCAGCGCCTCGTGGACCGCTACCTGTCCGGCTACGGCCTGGCCGCGTCCGAGCCCAGGGCCCAGGCCGTCCGGGAGGCGTACGAGTCCCTATGGCAGAAGCTGGCCCAGGCCTCGCAGGACGAGCCGTTGGACCGGGACCGGTTCGTGGCGGCCATGCACTCGGCTTCGGAGGACAGGAGCCGCTCGAACGCGGCCGAGGCCGTGGCGGAGGCCGTGTTCGACCTTCTGGACGAGGCCCGGGACGGCCGGATCAGCCAGGCGGAGTTCCTGGTCTACACGAACGCCCTGGGCGCCCGTGAGGAGGAGGCGCGCAAGCGGTTCGCGCACGTGGACACCGACGGTGACGGCTACATCAGCCGCGAGGAGTTCGTGCTCTCCGCCCGCCAGTTCCTGTTCGGCGACGACCTCGACTCCCCCGGCGGCTTCGTCTTCGGGGTGGTCTGA
- a CDS encoding DUF4333 domain-containing protein, giving the protein MRRVKRERIIVGAVLGALSMLVATGCSASISADDVAAESSAMLTQQIGQEPDDLTCEEDLPAEVGAEIRCEIEIEGETIGATATVTEVDGSDVQWDIKVDDTPADDTAAEDDAAEDSAAEAPAGGQDSSSAVASDGQVSNVEIINQSTPVLEAAGYSPDNFVCSDTHILAQVGAELGCQFLQDGDSYPITVTVTSVEGSTVHWDIQFDE; this is encoded by the coding sequence ATGCGACGGGTCAAACGCGAACGAATCATCGTCGGAGCAGTACTGGGCGCCCTGTCCATGCTTGTGGCCACCGGCTGCTCGGCATCCATCTCGGCCGACGACGTCGCCGCGGAGTCCAGCGCGATGCTGACCCAGCAGATCGGCCAGGAACCGGACGATCTCACCTGCGAAGAGGACCTCCCCGCGGAGGTGGGCGCCGAGATCCGCTGCGAGATCGAAATCGAGGGCGAGACCATCGGTGCCACCGCCACGGTCACCGAGGTCGACGGCTCCGACGTCCAGTGGGACATCAAGGTGGACGACACCCCGGCCGACGACACCGCCGCGGAGGACGACGCCGCTGAGGACAGCGCGGCCGAGGCTCCCGCCGGGGGCCAGGACAGCAGCTCCGCCGTGGCCAGCGACGGCCAGGTCTCCAACGTGGAGATCATCAACCAGTCGACCCCGGTTCTGGAAGCCGCCGGCTACTCGCCCGACAACTTCGTCTGCAGTGACACCCACATCCTCGCGCAGGTGGGTGCTGAGCTGGGTTGCCAGTTCTTGCAGGACGGCGACAGCTACCCCATCACCGTCACGGTGACCTCCGTCGAGGGCAGCACTGTCCACTGGGACATCCAGTTCGACGAGTAA